From Rhodopseudomonas palustris, a single genomic window includes:
- a CDS encoding Hsp20 family protein: MRSFDLTPFYRSTIGFDRLFNLLDQTSADAAAPGYPPYNIERTGENAYRITVAVAGFSPSELSIVSKENTLTIKGEKGGEEAGKAEVLYRGIAARAFERAFQLADYVTVKNASLENGLLHVDLVREIPEAKKPRSIPISINAQAAPQVVTSNTEKAAA; the protein is encoded by the coding sequence ATGCGTAGCTTCGATCTCACCCCGTTCTATCGGTCCACCATCGGTTTCGACCGGCTGTTCAATCTGCTGGACCAGACGTCCGCCGACGCGGCGGCTCCCGGCTATCCGCCCTACAACATCGAGCGCACCGGCGAGAACGCGTATCGCATCACCGTTGCGGTCGCTGGATTCTCTCCGTCCGAACTGTCGATCGTCAGCAAGGAGAACACGCTGACCATCAAGGGCGAGAAGGGCGGTGAAGAGGCCGGCAAGGCTGAGGTGCTTTATCGCGGTATCGCCGCGCGCGCGTTCGAGCGGGCGTTCCAGCTCGCCGACTACGTCACGGTGAAGAACGCCAGCCTCGAAAATGGGCTGCTGCACGTCGACCTCGTGCGCGAGATCCCCGAGGCGAAGAAACCGCGCAGCATTCCGATCAGCATCAATGCTCAGGCGGCCCCGCAGGTGGTCACCAGCAACACCGAGAAGGCTGCCGCGTAA
- a CDS encoding IS1182 family transposase → MLRKPSPQQTSIEMVSLDGLVPKDHLLRKIDAVIDFSFIHDRVAGLYCPDNGRPPLDPTLMFKALFIGYLFGIRSERQLVREIEVNVAYRWFLGLKLTDPVFDASTLSQNRRRRYNDTAVAQDIFDAIVTQAIAKGLVDGTVLYTDSTHLKANANKNRYDTAVVAKSRADYWDDLDAAIEADRAAHGKKPLPEKERQPVEKETKVSRTDPDAGYMVREGKPKGFFYLDHRTVDGRLGIITDTHATPANVHDSIVYLGRLDRQRQRFGFDVAAVGLDAGYATSGIAHGLEQRNIPGVIGYRRPTPPRPGMMPNKAFAYEAELDSYRCPQGQLLSYSTTDRTGYRHYKSDPAICKDCPLLASCTSSRNAVRLITRHVWAEARERTDANRLTPWGKRIYKRRKETVERSFADAKQLHGHRYARFRGLVAVKCQCLLAAAAQNIKKIALALATGPIPAPG, encoded by the coding sequence ATGCTTCGCAAACCCTCACCGCAACAGACTTCGATCGAGATGGTCAGTCTCGACGGTCTGGTTCCGAAGGATCACCTGCTTCGCAAGATCGACGCGGTGATCGATTTTTCGTTCATCCACGATCGGGTCGCCGGGCTGTATTGCCCAGACAACGGCCGGCCGCCGCTCGATCCGACGCTGATGTTCAAGGCGCTGTTCATCGGCTACCTGTTCGGCATCCGCTCCGAGCGGCAGCTGGTGCGCGAGATCGAGGTCAACGTCGCCTATCGGTGGTTTCTGGGGTTGAAGCTGACCGATCCGGTGTTCGACGCCTCGACGCTCAGCCAGAACCGGCGGCGCCGCTACAACGACACTGCGGTCGCGCAGGACATCTTCGACGCGATCGTGACCCAGGCGATCGCCAAGGGGCTGGTCGATGGCACGGTGCTCTACACCGATTCCACGCATCTGAAGGCCAACGCCAACAAGAACCGCTACGACACCGCAGTGGTCGCCAAATCGCGGGCCGATTACTGGGATGATCTGGACGCCGCGATCGAGGCGGATCGCGCGGCCCACGGCAAGAAACCCCTCCCGGAGAAAGAGCGACAGCCGGTCGAGAAGGAGACCAAGGTGTCGCGGACCGATCCGGATGCCGGCTACATGGTGCGCGAAGGCAAGCCGAAGGGATTCTTCTACCTCGACCACCGCACCGTCGACGGCCGGCTCGGGATCATCACCGATACACACGCCACGCCGGCCAACGTCCACGACTCGATCGTCTATCTCGGCCGGCTCGATCGCCAACGGCAACGCTTCGGCTTTGATGTCGCCGCCGTCGGCCTCGACGCCGGCTATGCCACCTCAGGAATCGCCCACGGCCTGGAACAGCGCAACATTCCGGGCGTCATCGGCTATCGCCGGCCAACCCCGCCGCGGCCCGGCATGATGCCGAACAAGGCCTTCGCCTATGAAGCGGAGCTGGACAGCTATCGTTGCCCGCAGGGACAGTTACTCAGCTACTCCACCACCGATCGCACCGGCTACCGCCACTACAAGAGCGATCCTGCGATCTGCAAAGACTGTCCGCTGCTCGCCTCGTGCACGTCGAGCCGCAACGCGGTTCGTCTGATCACCCGCCACGTCTGGGCCGAGGCCCGCGAGCGCACCGACGCCAACCGTCTAACGCCCTGGGGCAAGCGCATCTACAAACGCCGCAAGGAGACGGTCGAACGTTCCTTTGCCGACGCCAAACAGCTCCATGGCCACCGCTACGCGCGCTTCAGAGGCCTGGTGGCCGTCAAATGCCAGTGCCTGCTGGCAGCCGCCGCCCAGAACATCAAGAAGATAGCCCTCGCACTGGCCACCGGGCCAATTCCCGCGCCAGGCTGA
- the gltB gene encoding glutamate synthase large subunit, with protein MSGSELARENMVANALTADSAVKTAVPEHAHEHTWRPAAEGLYDLSREKDACGVGFIANIKGVKSHQIVCDALRILCNLEHRGAVGADPRAGDGAGILVQIPHAFFSRKAAELGFSLPAPGEYAVGALFMPRETSWRKVIKSIIEDRIKAEGLTFLGWRDVPTDNSSLGETVKPTEPANMQVFIGRGSAIKSEDEFERKLYILRKSISNAIYQRRERGLAGYYPVSLSCRTVIYKGMFLADQLGKYYPDLHEDDFASALALVHQRFSTNTFPTWSLAHPYRMVAHNGEINTLRGNVNWMAARQASVHSELYGKDISRLWPISYEGQSDTACFDNALEFLVRGGYSLPHAVMMMIPEAWAGNPLMDEKRRAFYEYHAALMEPWDGPAALAFTDGRQIGATLDRNGLRPARYLVTKDDRIVMASEMGVLKIPEDQIVTKWRLQPGKMLLVDLEQGRLIPDEEIKAQLSASHPYADWLHRTQIVLEELKEAPVKGQRSNLPLLDRQQAFGYTQEDISILLTPMASTGEEANGSMGNDTPLSALSDKPKLLYTYFKQNFAQVTNPPIDPIREELVMSLVSIIGPRPNLFDTAELAGTKRLEVRQPILTDGDLEKIRSISEIGDPHFKSRTLDTTFHSALGASAMEQVLDDLNARAESAVRDGVNIIILSDRAAGADRIPIPALLACASVHHHLIRVGLRTSVGLVIESGEPREVHHFACLAGFGAEAINPYLAFETIIALKDRLPAKLDDYEIVKRYIKSIGKGLLKVMSKMGISTYQSYCGAQIFDAVGLRHDFIAKYFAGTHSQIEGVGLAEIAEETVRRHRDAFGDALVYKTALDVGGEYAFRTRGEDHAWTADSVATLQHAVRGNSQERYRAFAKLLNDQQEKLLTLRGLFKIKGAEAEGRKPVPLAEVEPAAEIVKRFATGAMSFGSISREAHTTLAIAMNRIGGKSNTGEGGEEPDRFKPMANGDSMRSAIKQVASGRFGVTTEYLANSDMIQIKMAQGAKPGEGGQLPGHKVDATIAAVRHSTPGVGLISPPPHHDIYSIEDLAQLIYDLKNVNPSSAISVKLVSEIGVGTVAAGVAKARADHVTISGFEGGTGASPLTSIKHAGSPWEIGLAETHQTLVRERLRSRIAVQVDGGFRTGRDVVIGALLGADEFGFATAPLIAAGCIMMRKCHLNTCPVGVATQDPVLRKRFTGQPEHVINYFFFVAEEVRELMASLGYRTFNEMVGQSQMLDQAALVAHWKAKGLDFSKLFFKQKAEKGQTIFHSEYQDHHLDSVLDRKLIAKSQAAIDRGAPVKFEIEINNTDRSAGAMLSGTVAKHYGHAGLPADTIQVHLKGTAGQAFGAWLARGITFDLEGEGNDYVGKGLSGGKIIVRPPAISGIVPEESIIVGNTVMYGAIEGECYFRGIAGERFAVRNSGAVAVVEGAGDHCCEYMTGGIVVVLGKTGRNFAAGMSGGVAYVLDEDGCFTKTCNMAMVELEPVLSEEMINAGAFHQAGDLEAHGKVDVFADLLGADVERLHVLISRHAKYTGSKRAQDILANWASYLPKFRKVMPVEYRRALREMKARAAEEPKIAIGA; from the coding sequence ATGAGCGGGTCTGAGCTTGCGCGCGAAAACATGGTTGCCAATGCGCTGACGGCGGACTCGGCTGTCAAAACCGCCGTGCCCGAACACGCGCATGAGCACACTTGGCGCCCGGCCGCCGAAGGTCTGTACGACCTGTCGCGCGAGAAGGACGCCTGCGGCGTCGGCTTCATCGCCAACATCAAGGGCGTCAAGTCGCATCAGATCGTCTGCGACGCGCTGCGCATTCTTTGCAACCTCGAGCATCGCGGCGCGGTCGGTGCCGATCCGCGTGCCGGCGACGGCGCCGGCATTCTGGTGCAGATCCCGCACGCCTTCTTCAGCCGCAAGGCCGCCGAGCTCGGCTTCTCGCTGCCGGCGCCCGGCGAATACGCCGTCGGCGCGCTGTTCATGCCGCGCGAGACCTCGTGGCGGAAGGTGATCAAGAGCATCATCGAGGACCGCATCAAGGCCGAGGGCCTGACCTTCCTCGGCTGGCGCGACGTGCCGACCGACAATTCCTCGCTCGGCGAGACCGTCAAGCCCACCGAGCCTGCCAACATGCAGGTGTTCATCGGCCGCGGCAGTGCGATCAAGTCCGAGGACGAATTCGAGCGCAAGCTCTACATCCTGCGCAAGTCGATCTCGAACGCGATCTATCAGCGCCGCGAGCGTGGCCTCGCCGGTTACTATCCGGTGTCGCTGTCGTGCCGCACCGTGATCTACAAGGGCATGTTCCTGGCCGACCAGCTCGGCAAGTACTATCCCGACCTGCACGAGGACGATTTCGCCAGTGCGCTGGCGCTGGTGCATCAGCGGTTCTCGACCAACACCTTCCCGACCTGGTCGCTGGCGCATCCGTACCGCATGGTCGCGCACAACGGCGAGATCAACACGCTGCGCGGCAACGTCAACTGGATGGCCGCCCGGCAGGCCTCGGTGCATTCGGAGCTGTACGGCAAGGACATCAGCCGGCTGTGGCCGATCTCCTACGAGGGTCAGAGCGACACCGCCTGCTTCGACAACGCGCTCGAATTCCTGGTGCGCGGCGGCTACTCGCTGCCGCACGCGGTGATGATGATGATTCCGGAAGCGTGGGCCGGCAACCCGCTGATGGACGAGAAGCGCCGCGCGTTCTACGAGTACCATGCCGCGCTGATGGAGCCGTGGGACGGTCCGGCCGCGCTCGCCTTCACCGACGGCCGCCAGATTGGCGCCACGCTCGACCGTAACGGCCTGCGCCCGGCGCGCTATCTGGTCACCAAGGACGACCGCATCGTGATGGCGTCCGAAATGGGCGTCTTGAAGATTCCGGAAGACCAGATCGTCACCAAGTGGCGGCTGCAGCCGGGCAAGATGCTGCTGGTCGATCTCGAGCAGGGCCGGCTGATTCCCGACGAAGAGATCAAGGCGCAGCTTTCCGCCAGCCATCCTTATGCCGACTGGCTGCATCGCACCCAGATCGTGCTCGAAGAGCTGAAGGAAGCGCCGGTCAAGGGCCAGCGCTCCAACCTGCCGCTGCTCGATCGGCAGCAGGCGTTCGGCTATACGCAGGAAGACATCTCGATCCTGCTGACGCCGATGGCCTCGACCGGCGAGGAAGCCAACGGCTCGATGGGCAACGACACGCCGCTGTCGGCGCTGTCGGACAAGCCGAAGCTGCTCTACACCTATTTCAAGCAGAACTTCGCCCAGGTCACCAACCCGCCGATCGATCCGATCCGCGAAGAACTGGTGATGAGCCTGGTGTCGATCATCGGCCCGCGGCCGAATCTGTTCGACACCGCAGAGCTCGCCGGCACCAAGCGTCTGGAAGTGCGTCAGCCGATCCTCACCGACGGCGACCTCGAGAAGATCCGCTCGATCTCCGAGATCGGCGATCCGCACTTCAAGTCGCGCACGCTCGACACCACGTTCCATTCCGCGCTCGGCGCCTCTGCGATGGAGCAGGTGCTCGACGACCTCAACGCCCGCGCCGAATCCGCGGTGCGTGACGGCGTCAACATCATCATCCTCAGCGACCGCGCCGCCGGTGCCGATCGGATTCCGATCCCGGCGCTGCTGGCCTGCGCCTCCGTGCATCATCATCTGATCCGCGTCGGCCTGCGCACCTCGGTCGGACTGGTGATCGAGTCGGGCGAGCCGCGCGAAGTGCATCACTTCGCCTGCCTGGCCGGTTTCGGCGCCGAGGCGATCAATCCGTATCTGGCGTTCGAGACCATCATCGCGCTCAAGGACCGGCTGCCGGCCAAGCTCGACGACTACGAGATCGTCAAGCGCTACATCAAGTCGATCGGCAAGGGCCTCTTGAAGGTGATGTCCAAGATGGGCATCTCGACCTACCAGTCGTATTGCGGCGCGCAGATCTTCGATGCGGTCGGCCTGCGCCACGACTTCATCGCCAAGTACTTTGCCGGCACCCATTCGCAGATCGAGGGCGTCGGCCTCGCCGAAATCGCCGAAGAGACCGTGCGCCGCCATCGCGACGCGTTCGGCGATGCGCTGGTGTACAAGACCGCGCTCGATGTCGGCGGCGAATACGCCTTCCGCACCCGCGGCGAAGACCACGCCTGGACGGCGGATTCTGTCGCGACGCTGCAGCACGCGGTGCGCGGCAACTCGCAGGAGCGCTACCGCGCCTTCGCCAAGCTGCTCAACGATCAGCAGGAAAAGCTGCTGACGCTGCGCGGCCTGTTCAAGATCAAGGGCGCCGAGGCCGAAGGCCGCAAGCCGGTGCCGCTGGCCGAAGTCGAACCGGCGGCCGAGATCGTCAAGCGGTTCGCGACCGGCGCGATGAGCTTCGGCTCGATCTCGCGCGAGGCGCACACCACGCTGGCGATCGCCATGAATCGGATCGGCGGCAAGTCGAACACCGGCGAGGGCGGCGAGGAGCCGGATCGCTTCAAGCCGATGGCGAACGGCGATTCGATGCGTTCGGCGATCAAGCAGGTCGCTTCGGGCCGGTTCGGCGTGACGACGGAATATCTCGCCAATTCCGACATGATCCAGATCAAGATGGCGCAGGGTGCCAAGCCCGGCGAAGGCGGTCAGTTGCCCGGCCACAAGGTCGACGCGACCATCGCGGCGGTGCGCCACTCGACCCCCGGCGTCGGCCTGATCTCGCCGCCGCCGCACCACGACATCTATTCGATCGAGGATCTGGCGCAGCTCATTTACGATCTGAAGAACGTCAATCCGTCGAGCGCGATCTCGGTGAAGCTGGTGTCGGAAATCGGCGTCGGCACCGTCGCGGCGGGTGTTGCGAAAGCGCGCGCCGACCACGTCACCATCTCGGGCTTCGAAGGCGGCACCGGCGCTTCGCCGCTGACCTCGATCAAGCACGCCGGCAGCCCGTGGGAAATCGGCCTTGCCGAAACCCACCAGACCCTGGTGCGCGAGCGGTTGCGGTCGCGTATCGCCGTGCAGGTCGACGGCGGTTTCCGCACCGGCCGTGACGTCGTGATCGGTGCGCTGCTCGGCGCCGACGAGTTCGGCTTCGCCACTGCGCCGCTGATCGCGGCCGGCTGCATCATGATGCGCAAGTGCCATCTCAACACCTGCCCGGTCGGCGTCGCGACCCAGGATCCGGTGTTGCGCAAGCGCTTCACCGGCCAGCCCGAGCACGTCATCAACTACTTCTTCTTCGTCGCCGAAGAAGTCCGCGAGCTGATGGCGAGCCTCGGCTACCGTACCTTCAACGAGATGGTCGGCCAGTCGCAGATGCTCGATCAGGCCGCGCTGGTGGCGCATTGGAAGGCCAAGGGCCTCGACTTCTCCAAGCTGTTCTTCAAGCAGAAGGCGGAGAAGGGGCAGACGATCTTCCACTCGGAATATCAGGATCATCATCTCGACAGCGTGCTCGACCGCAAGCTGATCGCCAAGTCGCAGGCGGCGATCGACCGCGGTGCGCCGGTGAAGTTCGAGATCGAGATCAACAACACCGACCGCTCGGCCGGCGCGATGCTGTCCGGCACTGTCGCCAAGCATTACGGCCACGCCGGCCTGCCGGCAGACACCATCCAGGTGCACCTCAAGGGCACCGCGGGTCAGGCGTTCGGCGCCTGGCTGGCGCGCGGCATCACCTTCGATCTCGAAGGCGAAGGCAACGACTACGTCGGCAAGGGCCTGTCGGGCGGCAAAATCATCGTCCGGCCGCCTGCGATCTCCGGCATCGTGCCGGAAGAGTCGATCATCGTCGGCAACACCGTGATGTACGGTGCGATCGAGGGCGAGTGCTACTTCCGCGGCATCGCCGGCGAGCGCTTCGCGGTGCGTAACTCGGGCGCGGTCGCGGTGGTCGAAGGCGCCGGCGATCATTGCTGCGAATACATGACCGGCGGCATCGTGGTGGTGCTCGGCAAGACCGGGCGCAATTTCGCGGCCGGCATGTCGGGCGGCGTCGCCTACGTGCTGGACGAGGACGGCTGTTTCACCAAGACCTGCAATATGGCGATGGTCGAGCTCGAGCCGGTGCTGTCGGAAGAGATGATCAACGCCGGCGCGTTCCATCAGGCCGGCGATCTCGAAGCGCACGGCAAGGTCGACGTGTTCGCCGATCTGCTCGGCGCCGACGTCGAGCGGCTGCACGTGCTGATCTCGCGCCACGCCAAGTACACCGGCTCCAAGCGCGCCCAGGACATCCTGGCGAACTGGGCGAGCTACCTGCCGAAATTCCGCAAGGTGATGCCGGTCGAGTATCGCCGCGCCTTGCGCGAGATGAAAGCTCGCGCCGCCGAGGAGCCGAAGATCGCGATCGGGGCGTAG
- a CDS encoding glutamate synthase subunit beta translates to MGKVTGFLEIERHDRAYAPVAERIKGYNEFVVPLSEKDLRDQAARCMNCGIPYCHGTGSPQPGATGCPVNNQIPDWNDLVYNGYWQEAARTLHSTNNFPEFTGRICPAPCEASCTLNIDDNPVTIKTIECAIVDTAFDNGWVKPEIAAVKTGQSVAIVGAGPAGLACAQQLARAGHDVHVYEKFAKAGGLLRYGIPDFKMEKHLIDRRVAQMEAEGVTFHYGAPVGGSAPGAVDPAELLKQYDAVALTGGAEAPRDLPIPGRELAGIHFAMDFLTQQNRRVSGEAVNGTDILAAGKNVVVIGGGDTGSDCIGTSIRQGAKSVTQIEIMPAPPERENKGLTWPNWPMKMRTSSSQAEGAQREFAVMTQSFEGEGGVVKKLNCVRVDAKFQPIPGTEFVLEADLVLLAMGFVSPVKEGLLTQLGVALDPRGNVAADLSHFTTSVDKVFAAGDMRRGQSLVVWAIREGRLCAQAIDRFLMGSTTLPR, encoded by the coding sequence ATGGGCAAGGTCACGGGGTTTCTGGAAATCGAGCGGCATGATCGCGCCTATGCGCCGGTCGCCGAGCGGATCAAGGGCTACAACGAATTCGTCGTCCCGCTCAGCGAGAAAGACCTGCGCGACCAGGCCGCACGCTGCATGAACTGCGGCATCCCGTATTGCCACGGCACCGGCTCGCCGCAGCCGGGAGCGACCGGCTGCCCGGTCAACAACCAGATCCCGGACTGGAACGATCTGGTCTACAACGGCTATTGGCAGGAAGCCGCGCGCACCCTGCACTCGACCAACAACTTCCCGGAATTCACCGGCCGGATCTGCCCGGCGCCGTGCGAAGCGTCGTGCACGCTGAACATCGACGACAACCCGGTCACCATCAAGACGATCGAATGCGCGATCGTCGACACCGCGTTCGACAACGGCTGGGTCAAGCCGGAGATTGCCGCGGTCAAGACCGGTCAGAGCGTCGCGATCGTCGGCGCCGGCCCGGCCGGCCTCGCCTGCGCCCAGCAGCTCGCGCGTGCCGGTCACGACGTCCACGTCTATGAGAAGTTCGCCAAGGCCGGCGGTCTGCTCCGCTACGGCATCCCGGACTTCAAGATGGAGAAGCATCTGATCGACCGCCGTGTCGCGCAGATGGAGGCCGAGGGCGTCACCTTCCATTACGGCGCGCCGGTCGGCGGCAGCGCTCCGGGCGCGGTCGATCCGGCCGAGCTCCTGAAGCAGTACGACGCCGTGGCGCTGACCGGCGGCGCCGAAGCGCCGCGCGATCTGCCGATCCCGGGCCGTGAGCTTGCCGGCATCCATTTCGCGATGGACTTCCTCACCCAGCAGAACCGCCGCGTCTCCGGCGAAGCCGTGAACGGCACCGACATCCTCGCCGCCGGCAAGAACGTGGTGGTGATCGGCGGCGGCGACACCGGTTCGGACTGCATCGGCACCTCGATCCGTCAGGGCGCCAAGTCGGTGACCCAGATCGAGATCATGCCGGCGCCGCCGGAGCGCGAGAACAAGGGACTGACCTGGCCGAACTGGCCGATGAAGATGCGCACCTCCTCGAGCCAGGCCGAAGGCGCGCAGCGCGAATTCGCCGTGATGACGCAGTCGTTCGAAGGCGAGGGCGGCGTCGTCAAGAAGCTGAACTGCGTCCGCGTCGACGCCAAGTTCCAGCCGATCCCCGGCACCGAATTCGTGCTCGAAGCCGACCTCGTGCTGCTGGCGATGGGCTTCGTCTCGCCGGTCAAGGAAGGTCTCCTCACCCAGCTCGGCGTCGCGCTCGATCCGCGCGGCAACGTCGCGGCCGACCTGTCGCACTTCACCACCTCGGTCGACAAGGTGTTCGCCGCCGGCGACATGCGCCGCGGCCAGTCGCTGGTGGTGTGGGCGATCCGCGAAGGCCGCCTGTGTGCGCAGGCGATCGATCGGTTCCTGATGGGTAGCACGACGCTGCCGAGGTAG
- a CDS encoding SDR family NAD(P)-dependent oxidoreductase: MSYKPLSRSVKDLRVLVTGAASGMGRATAHVFADEGARVAVTDVTLAGAQPAADAIKARGGDATAFALDVGDAQAIKSGVEHIAQSLGGLDIVINNAGISAALPIDDANYDAVWERALNILLTAHPRVIRAALPYLRKSQSPRIVNIASTEALGATAPHSPYSAAKAGVTGLTRSLAVELGPEGITVNCICPGPITTGMTDRISAEHKQKYARRRTALHRYGDPEEVAHMTLSLCLPAASFITGAVIPVDGGLMARNA, translated from the coding sequence ATGTCGTACAAGCCCCTCAGCCGTTCGGTCAAAGACTTGCGCGTTCTCGTCACCGGCGCCGCGAGCGGCATGGGCCGCGCCACCGCGCATGTGTTCGCCGACGAAGGCGCGCGCGTCGCCGTCACCGATGTTACCCTCGCCGGCGCGCAGCCGGCCGCCGACGCCATCAAGGCGCGCGGCGGCGATGCAACGGCTTTCGCGCTCGATGTCGGCGACGCGCAGGCGATCAAAAGCGGCGTCGAACACATCGCGCAGTCACTCGGCGGGCTCGACATCGTCATCAACAACGCCGGCATCTCGGCGGCGCTGCCGATCGACGATGCGAATTACGACGCGGTGTGGGAGCGCGCGCTGAATATTCTGCTCACCGCGCATCCCCGCGTGATCCGCGCCGCGCTGCCGTATCTGCGCAAGTCGCAGAGCCCGCGCATCGTCAACATCGCCTCCACCGAAGCGCTCGGCGCCACCGCGCCGCACAGCCCGTATTCGGCGGCAAAGGCCGGCGTCACCGGATTGACGCGCTCGCTCGCGGTCGAGCTCGGCCCCGAGGGCATCACCGTCAATTGCATCTGCCCCGGCCCGATCACCACCGGCATGACCGACCGCATCAGCGCCGAGCACAAGCAGAAATACGCCCGCCGCCGCACAGCTTTGCACCGCTACGGCGACCCGGAAGAAGTCGCCCACATGACGCTCAGCCTGTGCCTGCCCGCCGCATCGTTCATCACCGGCGCGGTGATTCCGGTCGACGGCGGGCTGATGGCGCGGAATGCGTGA
- a CDS encoding SDR family NAD(P)-dependent oxidoreductase, whose amino-acid sequence MSDLDFSGKQVLVVGGSSGIGNGIAQAFRTRGAEVCVTGTRAAPSDYAVEDGSNFDGLTYVQLDVGKPQAVDAFAPPIQKLDVLVLAQGAVIYRRGEFEMDGFRHVMEVNLMSLMACAAKFHPQLKAASGKLIIVSSTAAFHATKGNPAYNASKTGAYGLTRTLAQAWAEDGIRVNGIAPGLVDTKMTKVTTDNPKRLAGAIEGIPMKRLGTPEDMAGAALFLASPLSAYVLGQTLVVDGGLIL is encoded by the coding sequence GTGAGCGATCTCGATTTCAGCGGCAAGCAGGTTCTGGTGGTCGGCGGCTCGAGCGGCATCGGCAACGGCATCGCGCAGGCGTTTCGCACCCGCGGCGCAGAGGTCTGCGTCACCGGCACGCGCGCGGCGCCATCGGACTACGCGGTCGAAGACGGCAGCAACTTCGATGGACTGACTTACGTCCAGCTCGACGTCGGCAAGCCGCAGGCGGTCGATGCGTTCGCGCCGCCGATTCAGAAGCTCGACGTGCTGGTGCTGGCGCAGGGCGCGGTGATCTATCGCCGCGGCGAGTTCGAGATGGACGGCTTCCGCCACGTGATGGAAGTCAACCTGATGAGCCTGATGGCCTGCGCGGCGAAATTCCACCCGCAGCTCAAAGCGGCGTCCGGCAAGCTGATCATCGTGTCGTCGACCGCGGCATTCCACGCCACCAAGGGCAATCCCGCCTACAACGCCTCGAAGACCGGCGCCTACGGCCTGACCCGGACGCTGGCGCAGGCCTGGGCCGAGGACGGCATCCGCGTCAACGGCATCGCGCCGGGCCTGGTCGATACCAAGATGACCAAGGTCACCACCGACAATCCGAAGCGGCTCGCCGGCGCGATCGAAGGCATTCCGATGAAGCGCCTCGGCACGCCGGAAGACATGGCCGGCGCCGCGCTGTTCCTGGCCTCGCCGCTGTCGGCCTATGTGCTCGGCCAGACGCTGGTCGTCGACGGCGGGCTGATTTTGTAA